In Dysgonomonadaceae bacterium zrk40, one genomic interval encodes:
- the ald gene encoding alanine dehydrogenase, which yields MIIGIPKEIKVLEGRVAMTPAGVMELTRRGHTVYLQKGAGVGSNLPDERYQMAGAVILDTMEDVYATAEMIVKVKEPLEREYNLIRKGQILFTYFHFASNKQLTQAMIDSGAVCIAYETVMDKLEALPLLTPMSEVAGRLSVQQGAKYLEKPQGGKGVLLGGVPGVNPAEVMIIGAGVVGHNAALMAAGLGANVKMLDINLNRLRYLSEVMPANVKTLYSTEMSIRESLRSADLVIGATLIVGAKAPHLVSREMLKEMTPGTVMIDVSVDQGGCFETTRPTTHADPIFEVDGIIHYCVANIPGAVPITSTRALTNATMPYVIRLAEYGWEEACKRFEDLRQGLNILDGEVVYKSVADSLNLPYRELHW from the coding sequence ATGATTATTGGAATACCGAAAGAGATCAAAGTATTGGAGGGTAGGGTAGCCATGACACCCGCAGGGGTGATGGAGCTGACCCGCAGAGGACATACTGTTTACCTGCAGAAGGGTGCCGGCGTGGGGAGCAATCTGCCCGATGAGCGCTACCAAATGGCAGGAGCAGTGATCCTCGACACCATGGAAGATGTATATGCCACGGCAGAGATGATCGTGAAGGTGAAGGAACCACTGGAAAGAGAGTACAACCTGATTCGTAAAGGTCAGATTTTGTTTACCTACTTTCATTTCGCATCCAACAAGCAGTTGACACAGGCAATGATTGACAGCGGAGCTGTTTGCATCGCCTATGAGACCGTGATGGACAAGCTGGAAGCACTCCCGTTGCTTACCCCCATGAGTGAGGTGGCCGGAAGGCTCTCGGTACAGCAGGGGGCAAAATACCTTGAAAAGCCACAGGGAGGCAAAGGTGTGCTGCTGGGAGGTGTGCCGGGTGTCAATCCGGCCGAAGTGATGATCATCGGTGCCGGTGTGGTGGGTCACAATGCAGCACTGATGGCTGCCGGCCTTGGTGCGAACGTGAAGATGCTGGACATCAACCTGAACCGCCTGCGCTATCTCTCCGAGGTGATGCCTGCCAACGTGAAGACCCTTTATTCCACCGAGATGTCGATCAGAGAATCACTCAGGAGTGCCGATCTCGTGATCGGGGCCACACTGATTGTAGGAGCCAAGGCTCCCCACCTGGTGTCGCGTGAGATGCTCAAGGAAATGACTCCCGGCACGGTGATGATTGATGTCTCTGTCGATCAGGGTGGTTGCTTCGAAACAACGCGGCCAACGACACACGCCGACCCAATATTCGAGGTTGATGGCATCATTCACTATTGTGTGGCCAACATACCCGGTGCGGTACCCATCACCTCCACGCGTGCTTTGACCAATGCCACAATGCCCTACGTGATAAGGCTCGCAGAGTATGGGTGGGAAGAAGCATGCAAACGATTTGAAGACCTTAGGCAGGGACTCAACATCCTCGACGGGGAGGTGGTCTACAAGAGCGTGGCCGATTCACTCAATCTGCCTTACAGGGAGCTTCACTGGTAA
- a CDS encoding cytochrome ubiquinol oxidase subunit I yields MDLLSASAVNWSRAQFALTASYHWLFVPLTIGLGLIMAIMESLYVKTGDEKWKNATKFWQKIFGINFAIGIATGIILEFQFGTNWSNYSWFVGDIFGAPLAIEGILAFFMEATFVSIMFFGWNRVSKKMHLASTWLVFVGASLSAFWILVANAWMQYPIGMEFNPESVRNEMVDFWAVAFSPVAYNKFLHTTFSCWAVGAAFVVAISGWYLLKKRHTDFAVKSMKIGSLVGLVAFVMLAVTGDGSAYHVAQKQPMKLAAMEGLYEGTEGAGLVAVGMLNPARKNYNDEVDPYIFKIELPKLLSLLGYRDINAFVPGIMDIVEGGYTLQDGTTALSFQERRERGLKAIQALADYQVAKEEGRDADAANHETILRENYAHFGYGYLETEEDLIPNIPLTFYSFHLMVMIGMYFILFFMVMLYFLYKKDMVTNRWLQYVALWSLPLAYIASELGWVVAEVGRQPWTIQDILPVQAASSAISANNVATTFILFAVLFTGLLIAEVTIIVKQIKKGPDSEGLKA; encoded by the coding sequence ATGGATCTTTTAAGTGCATCTGCAGTAAATTGGTCGAGAGCGCAATTTGCGCTGACGGCCAGCTATCACTGGCTGTTCGTCCCGCTCACCATTGGACTGGGACTCATCATGGCCATAATGGAGAGTCTCTACGTCAAAACAGGAGATGAGAAATGGAAGAATGCCACCAAGTTCTGGCAGAAGATCTTCGGCATCAATTTCGCCATCGGTATAGCTACAGGCATCATCCTCGAGTTTCAGTTCGGCACCAACTGGTCGAACTACAGCTGGTTCGTGGGCGATATCTTTGGAGCTCCTCTCGCCATTGAAGGAATTCTGGCCTTCTTCATGGAAGCCACCTTTGTCTCTATCATGTTTTTCGGTTGGAACAGGGTCAGCAAAAAAATGCACCTGGCTTCCACCTGGCTGGTATTTGTGGGTGCTTCTCTCTCTGCCTTCTGGATCCTGGTGGCCAACGCCTGGATGCAGTATCCCATCGGTATGGAGTTCAACCCCGAGTCGGTCCGCAATGAGATGGTTGACTTCTGGGCGGTGGCTTTCTCACCGGTAGCCTACAACAAGTTCCTGCACACCACCTTCTCCTGCTGGGCCGTGGGTGCCGCCTTCGTGGTGGCCATCTCCGGATGGTACCTGCTGAAAAAGAGACATACCGATTTTGCGGTGAAGAGCATGAAGATTGGTTCACTGGTCGGTCTGGTGGCTTTCGTCATGCTGGCGGTTACCGGCGACGGTTCGGCATACCACGTGGCACAGAAGCAGCCGATGAAGCTGGCAGCCATGGAGGGCCTTTATGAAGGCACAGAGGGTGCCGGTCTGGTGGCTGTGGGGATGCTCAACCCTGCACGGAAAAACTACAACGATGAGGTGGATCCCTACATCTTCAAGATAGAGCTGCCCAAGCTGCTCTCCCTTCTGGGATACAGGGATATCAACGCCTTTGTGCCGGGCATCATGGACATCGTAGAGGGTGGCTACACCCTTCAAGACGGCACCACGGCGCTCTCCTTTCAGGAACGCCGGGAGAGAGGACTCAAGGCCATTCAGGCGCTGGCCGACTACCAGGTGGCCAAGGAGGAGGGACGTGATGCAGATGCTGCCAACCATGAGACCATCCTGCGCGAGAACTATGCCCACTTCGGATATGGCTACCTCGAAACAGAGGAAGATCTCATCCCCAACATACCGCTTACCTTCTACAGCTTTCACCTGATGGTGATGATTGGGATGTATTTCATTCTCTTCTTCATGGTGATGCTTTATTTCCTGTATAAAAAAGATATGGTCACAAACCGCTGGCTGCAATATGTGGCCCTCTGGAGCCTCCCGTTGGCCTACATTGCCTCCGAGCTGGGGTGGGTGGTTGCCGAGGTGGGACGACAACCCTGGACCATCCAGGATATCCTGCCGGTACAGGCTGCCTCCTCAGCCATCTCGGCAAATAACGTGGCCACCACCTTCATCCTCTTCGCGGTGCTGTTCACCGGTTTGCTGATTGCCGAGGTGACCATCATAGTGAAGCAGATCAAAAAGGGACCCGACAGTGAAGGGCTGAAAGCGTGA
- a CDS encoding DUF4492 domain-containing protein — MFWSGFTSMSRMSKTLWIVAIVKLVIMFFILKPFFFPNVLETNYDNDADKAEHVRTELYEKVPASE; from the coding sequence ATGTTCTGGTCAGGTTTCACCAGCATGAGCCGCATGAGCAAAACACTCTGGATCGTGGCAATCGTGAAGCTGGTGATCATGTTTTTCATCCTCAAACCCTTCTTTTTTCCGAACGTTTTGGAAACCAACTACGACAATGATGCCGACAAGGCTGAACATGTCCGCACGGAACTTTATGAAAAAGTGCCGGCATCCGAATGA
- a CDS encoding DUF3467 domain-containing protein, translating to MEDYNKETQIQIELSEEVAQGTYSNLAVISHSASEFVVDFIRMVPGMQKAKVKSRIILTPEHAKRLLHALKENIDKFEQQNGPIRIQSDPGFLPPIGGIGQA from the coding sequence ATGGAAGATTACAACAAGGAGACCCAGATACAAATTGAACTGAGCGAAGAGGTTGCACAGGGAACATACTCCAACCTGGCCGTCATCTCTCACTCCGCATCGGAGTTCGTGGTCGATTTCATCCGCATGGTGCCCGGCATGCAGAAAGCAAAAGTGAAGTCAAGGATCATATTGACACCTGAACATGCGAAACGGTTGTTGCATGCCCTGAAAGAAAACATCGACAAGTTTGAACAACAAAACGGTCCCATTCGCATTCAAAGTGATCCCGGCTTTCTGCCACCCATCGGTGGTATAGGGCAGGCGTGA
- a CDS encoding class II fructose-1,6-bisphosphate aldolase, with amino-acid sequence MVSYKELGLVNSKELFKKAVDGGYAIPAFNFNNMEQLQAIVSACVETKSPVILQVSSGARKYANQTLLRYMAQGAVQYAKELGYEIPIVLHLDHGDSFELCKDCIDSGFSSVMIDGSHLPYEENIALTKKVVEYAHQHDVTVEGELGVLAGIEDDVVAEHHTYTEPDEVVDFVSRTGVDSLAISIGTSHGAFKFTPEQCTRNEEGVLVPPPLRFDILEEIEKRIPGFPIVLHGSSSVPMQYVETINKYGGKLSDSIGIPEEQLRKAAKSAVCKINIDSDGRLAMTAAVREVFANSPAEFDPRKYLGPAREELKKLYKHKTEKVLGSAGKA; translated from the coding sequence ATGGTAAGTTATAAAGAACTGGGTCTCGTGAACTCAAAAGAGTTGTTCAAGAAAGCAGTAGACGGTGGTTATGCCATCCCCGCTTTCAACTTCAACAACATGGAACAGCTGCAGGCAATCGTATCAGCCTGTGTGGAAACCAAATCGCCCGTCATCCTGCAGGTATCGAGCGGTGCCCGCAAATATGCCAACCAAACGCTGCTGCGCTACATGGCACAGGGAGCCGTACAATATGCCAAGGAACTGGGTTATGAAATCCCCATCGTTTTGCACCTTGACCATGGTGACAGCTTTGAACTTTGCAAGGATTGCATCGACAGTGGCTTCTCATCGGTGATGATCGATGGTTCGCACCTTCCCTACGAAGAAAATATAGCCCTCACCAAAAAGGTGGTGGAATATGCACATCAGCACGATGTGACAGTAGAGGGTGAGCTGGGTGTACTGGCCGGCATCGAAGATGATGTAGTGGCTGAACACCACACCTATACCGAACCCGACGAAGTGGTAGACTTCGTATCACGTACCGGTGTTGACTCACTGGCTATCTCCATCGGCACCTCACACGGTGCGTTCAAGTTCACTCCCGAGCAGTGCACCCGCAATGAAGAAGGAGTGCTGGTACCACCACCATTGCGTTTCGACATCCTCGAAGAGATTGAAAAACGAATCCCCGGCTTCCCCATCGTGCTGCATGGCTCCTCTTCTGTGCCAATGCAATATGTTGAGACCATTAACAAGTATGGCGGAAAGCTAAGTGACTCCATCGGTATCCCCGAAGAGCAGTTACGCAAAGCAGCCAAGTCGGCTGTCTGCAAGATCAACATCGACTCAGACGGTCGTCTGGCAATGACCGCTGCCGTACGTGAAGTGTTTGCCAACAGCCCTGCAGAGTTCGACCCGCGTAAGTACCTGGGACCGGCACGTGAGGAGTTGAAAAAGCTCTACAAGCACAAGACAGAAAAGGTGTTGGGCAGTGCCGGAAAGGCATAA